The following coding sequences lie in one Stigmatopora argus isolate UIUO_Sarg chromosome 5, RoL_Sarg_1.0, whole genome shotgun sequence genomic window:
- the atxn2 gene encoding ataxin-2 isoform X2 → MSMKAGGNRSKAGGGNAAGAGGSGGGRQNLGRGRHSGKAPAAVIFSGVYGNMRMVHVLTSVVGTKCELKVKNGAIYEGVFKTYGPECDLVLDAAHRKSPEPNVGPKKEDIVESIVFKASDVVTVSFKDVDLNFARKVSSDTEHKGVSLRVSDNFTDAAVSGRINGEHKEKDLEPWDGGETHNSDSLESLDNDVSNGWDPNDMFKYNEEKYGVLSTYDSSLSTYTVPLERDNSEEFLKREARAAQLAEEIQATSTFKAREALENDERSEEDKFTAVVRSEREMHTLSRENKYIPPGQRNRDAMSWGPGRQNSPRLNANSTGPSAPRVGLHDYNQSPGGDQRVVNGGSSHWPSPCPSPSSRPLPRYQPGNSSLPPRATTPTRPPSRPPSRPSRPPSHSSHSSYPSSCSSSSSSSPFPIHGPSPPASTLPKRMSSEGPPRMSPKSQRTPRTHRVPPSRTAGIPPGVDLISHNTPGEVPLAPSNRGNSSGGTWSSIVSGAHRPRSPRQNSIGGVPPSSASLSQTGTAPADSFAPPASVSSPTAASSAPNMVSSLSGDVKENRVQETRQTSPKDNKDNMKDSNAGINRSVCKGPPSLAPDHRKQIDNLKKFSEDFRLQSSSNSDPAFEHIISKPPRDSADKPTELASLDKASAIGPEDRGGASPSAGAINTSKPGSPATLSPSPSGLEQKRAGLDVTSQGVQTTTMSPFSGSKHEEKEDKKEGVQDQVKKSTLNPNANEFKPRFNAQPKPANTPTPPRPQGQPSPSIMVQQPPTVYGQPVCFPQMYPLTPVSPGVQKSIIWKSPAMYQVQMPHMTVSQSKPYRPGKVPNMPQQRSDQHHPPGTPTLMHPATAAGPPIITQSPAYSAQYFACSPQQFPSQQLVQQMPHYQSQAQHVFSPVMQGSARMMAPHAHGQPGLVSSSATQYPEQTHTMYVSPGHMPQQYPHPSATLHPHPQPSATPTGQGQQGGPPQHGGPPNHPAAGPAQHPQAAAAAVAAAQALHLANQSQQPMYSALAPTPPSMTPGPNPQSPQASFPSAQQTVYIHPQQVQHGYNPNHMAQMQQAHMQSSMVASHHAAAAHAPMMLMAAQGPPGGPQPPMAQTALNHIPVSSTTPFSYLAHPQVQAHHQQQL, encoded by the exons ATGTCAATGAAGGCCGGTGGAAATCGCAGCAAGGCCGGCGGTGGCAACGCCGCTGGTGCCGGAGGAAGCGGCGGGGGACGGCAGAATCTGGGCAG GGGAAGACACAGTGGTAAAGCTCCTGCAGCG GTCATTTTCAGTGGAGTTTATGGAAATATGAGGATGGTCCACGTCTTGACGTCTGTTGTG GGGACAAAGTGTGAATTAAAGGTGAAAAATGGAGCCATCTACGAGGGAGTGTTCAAGACTTACGGTCCAGAG TGTGATCTGGTATTGGATGCAGCCCACAGGAAGAGCCCAGAGCCAAATGTGGGCCCCAAGAAAGAGGACATTGTGGAAAGCATTGTGTTCAAGGCATCCGATGTGGTCACTGTCTCCTTCAAAGACGTTGACCTTAACTTTGCCAGGAAAG TTTCCTCAGACACAG AGCATAAAGGTGTATCCTTGCGTGTCTCAGATAACTTCACAGACGCCGCAGTGAGTGGCAGGATTAATGGCGAGCACAAAGAAAAAGATCTTGAACCGTGGGACGGTGGAGAAACCCACAATTCTGACAGTCTCGAGTCTCTTGACAATGATGTG TCAAATGGGTGGGACCCCAATGATATGTTCAAGTACAACGAGGAGAAGTACGGTGTCTTGTCCACATATGACAGCAGCCTGTCCACTTATAC GGTCCCCCTTGAACGTGACAACTCGGAGGAGTTCCTCAAGAGGGAAGCACGGGCTGCTCAGTTGGCTGAGGAAATACAAGCCACCTCCACTTTTAAGGCCCGTGAGGCCCTCGAGAACGACGAGCGTTCAGAGGAAGACAAATTCACTGCCGTGGTGCGAAGTGAAAGAGAGATGCACACATTGAGCAG AGAGAACAAGTACATTCCCCCAGGTCAGAGAAACCGGGATGCCATGTCATGGGGACCCGGACGGCAGAATTCCCCTCGACTGAATGCGAATTCTACTGGGCCTTCGGCTCCTCGTGTGGGACTGCATGACTACAATCAGAGCCCTGGGGGCGACCAGAGGGTGGTGAACGGAG GTTCATCCCATTGGCCCTCACCCTGTCCATCTCCTTCCTCCCGCCCCCTTCCTCGCTACCAGCCCGGCAACTCCTCTCTGCCACCTCGGGCCACCACTCCCACCAGGCCACCCTCCAGACCCCCCTCTCGACCTTCCAGGCCTCCCTCTCATTCTTCCCATTCTTCCTATCCCTCCTcttgctcctcttcctcctcctcgtctccCTTTCCCATCCATGGGCCCTCGCCGCCGGCTTCCACTCTGCCCAAACGCATGTCTTCAGAAG GTCCACCACGGATGTCCCCGAAATCCCAGAGGACTCCTCGCACTCACAGAGTGCCCCCCAGCAGGACTGCTGGGATTCCACCAGGAGTGGATCTCATTTCTCACAACACCCCTGGAGAGGTCCCATTGGCCCCGTCCAACAGAGGCAACTCCTCAGGAGGAACTTGGTCTTCTATTGTTAGTGGAG cTCACAGACCTCGCTCCCCACGTCAGAATAGCATCGGCGGAGTCCCCCCTTCCTCCGCTTCTCTGTCTCAGACAGGAACCGCTCCCGCAGATTCTTTTGCCCCGCCGGCGTCCGTTTCCTCCCCTACTGCTGCGAGCTCTGCCCCTAACATGGTCTCCTCCCTGTCAGGAGATG TTAAAGAAAATCGTGTCCAGGAGACGAGACAAACATCCCCCAAAGATAACAAAGACAACATGAAGGACAGTAACGCCGGTATCAACAGATCTGTGTGTAAAG GTCCCCCTTCCTTGGCACCGGACCACAGGAAACAAATAGACAATTTAAAGAAATTTAGTGAAGATTTTAGG TTGCAGTCTAGTTCCAACTCAGACCCTGCCTTTGAGCACATCATCAGCAAACCTCCAAGAGACTCTGCAGACAAGCCTACTGAACTGGCTTCCTTGGACAAAGCTTCCGCGATAGGCCCCGAAGACCGTGGCGGAGCCTCGCCGTCCGCAGGCGCTATCAACACAAGCAAGCCGGGGAGCCCCGCCACGCTGTCCCCGTCTCCTTCAGGCCTGGAGCAGAAGAGAGCGGGGCTGGATGTGACGTCGCAGGGGGTCCAGACAACAACCATGTCTCCTTTTAGCGGGTCCAAGCATGAAGAGAAGGAGGACAAGAAGGAGGGTGTTCAAGA TCAAGTAAAGAAGTCTACTTTAAACCCCAATGCCAACGAGTTCAAGCCAAGGTTCAACGCGCAG CCCAAGCCAGCCAACACCCCGACACCCCCACGACCTCAGGGCCAGCCCAGCCCCTCCATCATGGTCCAACAGCCACCCACTGTCTACGGCCAGCCAGTGTGCTTCCCCCAGATGTATCCTCTCACCCCAGTTAGTCCTGGCGTACAG AAAAGCATAATATGGAAG TCTCCAGCAATGTACCAGGTTCAGATGCCGCACATGACCGTCAGCCAGTCCAAACCTTACAGGCCAGGTAAAG TGCCCAACATGCCGCAGCAAAGGTCGGACCAGCACCACCCGCCGGGCACGCCCACCCTAATGCACCCAGCAACGGCAGCCGGACCGCCAATCATCACGCAGAGCCCTGCCTACTCTGCCCAGTACTTCGCGTGCAGTCCACAGCAGTTCCCGAGTCAGCAGCTGGTCCAGCAGATGCCACACTACCAGTCTCAG GCACAGCATGTGTTCAGTCCTGTGATGCAGGGCAGCGCTCGCATGATGGCGCCGCATGCGCACGGCCAGCCCGGTTTGGTGTCTTCTTCCGCCACTCAGTACCCAGAGCAGACGCATACCATGTATG TGTCTCCCGGCCATATGCCGCAACAGTACCCCCACCCGAGCGCCACCTTGCACCCGCATCCGCAGCCTTCCGCCACGCCCACGGGGCAAGGCCAGCAGGGGGGACCGCCTCAACACGGAGGTCCGCCTAACCACCCGGCCGCCGGCCCCGCGCAGCACCCTCAGGCGGCAGCAG CCGCCGTGGCCGCCGCCCAGGCGCTGCACCTGGCCAACCAATCCCAGCAGCCCATGTACTCTGCTCTGGCTCCCACGCCGCCCTCCATGACACCGGGCCCCAACCCGCAGTCCCCGCAGGCGTCCTTCCCGTCGGCCCAACAGACGGTCTATATCCACCCGCAGCAGGTGCAGCATGGCTACAACCCGAACCACATGGCACAGATGCAGCAG GCTCACATGCAGTCGAGCATGGTGGCGTCGCACCACGCGGCAGCGGCCCACGCACCCATGATGCTGATGGCTGCCCAGGGTCCGCCGGGGGGCCCGCAGCCCCCCATGGCCCAGACGGCCCTCAACCACATCCCCGTCTCTTCCACGACGCCATTCTCCTACCTGGCGCATCCGCAAG TGCAGGCTCATCACCAGCAGCAGCTGTAG
- the atxn2 gene encoding ataxin-2 isoform X8, whose protein sequence is MTFLFYRGRHSGKAPAAVIFSGVYGNMRMVHVLTSVVGTKCELKVKNGAIYEGVFKTYGPECDLVLDAAHRKSPEPNVGPKKEDIVESIVFKASDVVTVSFKDVDLNFARKVSSDTEHKGVSLRVSDNFTDAAVSGRINGEHKEKDLEPWDGGETHNSDSLESLDNDVSNGWDPNDMFKYNEEKYGVLSTYDSSLSTYTVPLERDNSEEFLKREARAAQLAEEIQATSTFKAREALENDERSEEDKFTAVVRSEREMHTLSRENKYIPPGQRNRDAMSWGPGRQNSPRLNANSTGPSAPRVGLHDYNQSPGGDQRVVNGGSSHWPSPCPSPSSRPLPRYQPGNSSLPPRATTPTRPPSRPPSRPSRPPSHSSHSSYPSSCSSSSSSSPFPIHGPSPPASTLPKRMSSEGPPRMSPKSQRTPRTHRVPPSRTAGIPPGVDLISHNTPGEVPLAPSNRGNSSGGTWSSIVSGAHRPRSPRQNSIGGVPPSSASLSQTGTAPADSFAPPASVSSPTAASSAPNMVSSLSGDVKENRVQETRQTSPKDNKDNMKDSNAGINRSVCKGPPSLAPDHRKQIDNLKKFSEDFRLQSSSNSDPAFEHIISKPPRDSADKPTELASLDKASAIGPEDRGGASPSAGAINTSKPGSPATLSPSPSGLEQKRAGLDVTSQGVQTTTMSPFSGSKHEEKEDKKEGVQDQVKKSTLNPNANEFKPRFNAQQPKPANTPTPPRPQGQPSPSIMVQQPPTVYGQPVCFPQMYPLTPVSPGVQKSIIWKSPAMYQVQMPHMTVSQSKPYRPGKVPNMPQQRSDQHHPPGTPTLMHPATAAGPPIITQSPAYSAQYFACSPQQFPSQQLVQQMPHYQSQAQHVFSPVMQGSARMMAPHAHGQPGLVSSSATQYPEQTHTMYVSPGHMPQQYPHPSATLHPHPQPSATPTGQGQQGGPPQHGGPPNHPAAGPAQHPQAAAAAVAAAQALHLANQSQQPMYSALAPTPPSMTPGPNPQSPQASFPSAQQTVYIHPQQVQHGYNPNHMAQMQQAHMQSSMVASHHAAAAHAPMMLMAAQGPPGGPQPPMAQTALNHIPVSSTTPFSYLAHPQVQAHHQQQL, encoded by the exons ATGACGTTTTTATTTTACAGGGGAAGACACAGTGGTAAAGCTCCTGCAGCG GTCATTTTCAGTGGAGTTTATGGAAATATGAGGATGGTCCACGTCTTGACGTCTGTTGTG GGGACAAAGTGTGAATTAAAGGTGAAAAATGGAGCCATCTACGAGGGAGTGTTCAAGACTTACGGTCCAGAG TGTGATCTGGTATTGGATGCAGCCCACAGGAAGAGCCCAGAGCCAAATGTGGGCCCCAAGAAAGAGGACATTGTGGAAAGCATTGTGTTCAAGGCATCCGATGTGGTCACTGTCTCCTTCAAAGACGTTGACCTTAACTTTGCCAGGAAAG TTTCCTCAGACACAG AGCATAAAGGTGTATCCTTGCGTGTCTCAGATAACTTCACAGACGCCGCAGTGAGTGGCAGGATTAATGGCGAGCACAAAGAAAAAGATCTTGAACCGTGGGACGGTGGAGAAACCCACAATTCTGACAGTCTCGAGTCTCTTGACAATGATGTG TCAAATGGGTGGGACCCCAATGATATGTTCAAGTACAACGAGGAGAAGTACGGTGTCTTGTCCACATATGACAGCAGCCTGTCCACTTATAC GGTCCCCCTTGAACGTGACAACTCGGAGGAGTTCCTCAAGAGGGAAGCACGGGCTGCTCAGTTGGCTGAGGAAATACAAGCCACCTCCACTTTTAAGGCCCGTGAGGCCCTCGAGAACGACGAGCGTTCAGAGGAAGACAAATTCACTGCCGTGGTGCGAAGTGAAAGAGAGATGCACACATTGAGCAG AGAGAACAAGTACATTCCCCCAGGTCAGAGAAACCGGGATGCCATGTCATGGGGACCCGGACGGCAGAATTCCCCTCGACTGAATGCGAATTCTACTGGGCCTTCGGCTCCTCGTGTGGGACTGCATGACTACAATCAGAGCCCTGGGGGCGACCAGAGGGTGGTGAACGGAG GTTCATCCCATTGGCCCTCACCCTGTCCATCTCCTTCCTCCCGCCCCCTTCCTCGCTACCAGCCCGGCAACTCCTCTCTGCCACCTCGGGCCACCACTCCCACCAGGCCACCCTCCAGACCCCCCTCTCGACCTTCCAGGCCTCCCTCTCATTCTTCCCATTCTTCCTATCCCTCCTcttgctcctcttcctcctcctcgtctccCTTTCCCATCCATGGGCCCTCGCCGCCGGCTTCCACTCTGCCCAAACGCATGTCTTCAGAAG GTCCACCACGGATGTCCCCGAAATCCCAGAGGACTCCTCGCACTCACAGAGTGCCCCCCAGCAGGACTGCTGGGATTCCACCAGGAGTGGATCTCATTTCTCACAACACCCCTGGAGAGGTCCCATTGGCCCCGTCCAACAGAGGCAACTCCTCAGGAGGAACTTGGTCTTCTATTGTTAGTGGAG cTCACAGACCTCGCTCCCCACGTCAGAATAGCATCGGCGGAGTCCCCCCTTCCTCCGCTTCTCTGTCTCAGACAGGAACCGCTCCCGCAGATTCTTTTGCCCCGCCGGCGTCCGTTTCCTCCCCTACTGCTGCGAGCTCTGCCCCTAACATGGTCTCCTCCCTGTCAGGAGATG TTAAAGAAAATCGTGTCCAGGAGACGAGACAAACATCCCCCAAAGATAACAAAGACAACATGAAGGACAGTAACGCCGGTATCAACAGATCTGTGTGTAAAG GTCCCCCTTCCTTGGCACCGGACCACAGGAAACAAATAGACAATTTAAAGAAATTTAGTGAAGATTTTAGG TTGCAGTCTAGTTCCAACTCAGACCCTGCCTTTGAGCACATCATCAGCAAACCTCCAAGAGACTCTGCAGACAAGCCTACTGAACTGGCTTCCTTGGACAAAGCTTCCGCGATAGGCCCCGAAGACCGTGGCGGAGCCTCGCCGTCCGCAGGCGCTATCAACACAAGCAAGCCGGGGAGCCCCGCCACGCTGTCCCCGTCTCCTTCAGGCCTGGAGCAGAAGAGAGCGGGGCTGGATGTGACGTCGCAGGGGGTCCAGACAACAACCATGTCTCCTTTTAGCGGGTCCAAGCATGAAGAGAAGGAGGACAAGAAGGAGGGTGTTCAAGA TCAAGTAAAGAAGTCTACTTTAAACCCCAATGCCAACGAGTTCAAGCCAAGGTTCAACGCGCAG CAGCCCAAGCCAGCCAACACCCCGACACCCCCACGACCTCAGGGCCAGCCCAGCCCCTCCATCATGGTCCAACAGCCACCCACTGTCTACGGCCAGCCAGTGTGCTTCCCCCAGATGTATCCTCTCACCCCAGTTAGTCCTGGCGTACAG AAAAGCATAATATGGAAG TCTCCAGCAATGTACCAGGTTCAGATGCCGCACATGACCGTCAGCCAGTCCAAACCTTACAGGCCAGGTAAAG TGCCCAACATGCCGCAGCAAAGGTCGGACCAGCACCACCCGCCGGGCACGCCCACCCTAATGCACCCAGCAACGGCAGCCGGACCGCCAATCATCACGCAGAGCCCTGCCTACTCTGCCCAGTACTTCGCGTGCAGTCCACAGCAGTTCCCGAGTCAGCAGCTGGTCCAGCAGATGCCACACTACCAGTCTCAG GCACAGCATGTGTTCAGTCCTGTGATGCAGGGCAGCGCTCGCATGATGGCGCCGCATGCGCACGGCCAGCCCGGTTTGGTGTCTTCTTCCGCCACTCAGTACCCAGAGCAGACGCATACCATGTATG TGTCTCCCGGCCATATGCCGCAACAGTACCCCCACCCGAGCGCCACCTTGCACCCGCATCCGCAGCCTTCCGCCACGCCCACGGGGCAAGGCCAGCAGGGGGGACCGCCTCAACACGGAGGTCCGCCTAACCACCCGGCCGCCGGCCCCGCGCAGCACCCTCAGGCGGCAGCAG CCGCCGTGGCCGCCGCCCAGGCGCTGCACCTGGCCAACCAATCCCAGCAGCCCATGTACTCTGCTCTGGCTCCCACGCCGCCCTCCATGACACCGGGCCCCAACCCGCAGTCCCCGCAGGCGTCCTTCCCGTCGGCCCAACAGACGGTCTATATCCACCCGCAGCAGGTGCAGCATGGCTACAACCCGAACCACATGGCACAGATGCAGCAG GCTCACATGCAGTCGAGCATGGTGGCGTCGCACCACGCGGCAGCGGCCCACGCACCCATGATGCTGATGGCTGCCCAGGGTCCGCCGGGGGGCCCGCAGCCCCCCATGGCCCAGACGGCCCTCAACCACATCCCCGTCTCTTCCACGACGCCATTCTCCTACCTGGCGCATCCGCAAG TGCAGGCTCATCACCAGCAGCAGCTGTAG
- the atxn2 gene encoding ataxin-2 isoform X9 yields MRMVHVLTSVVGTKCELKVKNGAIYEGVFKTYGPECDLVLDAAHRKSPEPNVGPKKEDIVESIVFKASDVVTVSFKDVDLNFARKVSSDTEHKGVSLRVSDNFTDAAVSGRINGEHKEKDLEPWDGGETHNSDSLESLDNDVSNGWDPNDMFKYNEEKYGVLSTYDSSLSTYTVPLERDNSEEFLKREARAAQLAEEIQATSTFKAREALENDERSEEDKFTAVVRSEREMHTLSRENKYIPPGQRNRDAMSWGPGRQNSPRLNANSTGPSAPRVGLHDYNQSPGGDQRVVNGGSSHWPSPCPSPSSRPLPRYQPGNSSLPPRATTPTRPPSRPPSRPSRPPSHSSHSSYPSSCSSSSSSSPFPIHGPSPPASTLPKRMSSEGPPRMSPKSQRTPRTHRVPPSRTAGIPPGVDLISHNTPGEVPLAPSNRGNSSGGTWSSIVSGAHRPRSPRQNSIGGVPPSSASLSQTGTAPADSFAPPASVSSPTAASSAPNMVSSLSGDVKENRVQETRQTSPKDNKDNMKDSNAGINRSVCKGPPSLAPDHRKQIDNLKKFSEDFRLQSSSNSDPAFEHIISKPPRDSADKPTELASLDKASAIGPEDRGGASPSAGAINTSKPGSPATLSPSPSGLEQKRAGLDVTSQGVQTTTMSPFSGSKHEEKEDKKEGVQDQVKKSTLNPNANEFKPRFNAQQPKPANTPTPPRPQGQPSPSIMVQQPPTVYGQPVCFPQMYPLTPVSPGVQKSIIWKSPAMYQVQMPHMTVSQSKPYRPGKVPNMPQQRSDQHHPPGTPTLMHPATAAGPPIITQSPAYSAQYFACSPQQFPSQQLVQQMPHYQSQAQHVFSPVMQGSARMMAPHAHGQPGLVSSSATQYPEQTHTMYVSPGHMPQQYPHPSATLHPHPQPSATPTGQGQQGGPPQHGGPPNHPAAGPAQHPQAAAAAVAAAQALHLANQSQQPMYSALAPTPPSMTPGPNPQSPQASFPSAQQTVYIHPQQVQHGYNPNHMAQMQQAHMQSSMVASHHAAAAHAPMMLMAAQGPPGGPQPPMAQTALNHIPVSSTTPFSYLAHPQVQAHHQQQL; encoded by the exons ATGAGGATGGTCCACGTCTTGACGTCTGTTGTG GGGACAAAGTGTGAATTAAAGGTGAAAAATGGAGCCATCTACGAGGGAGTGTTCAAGACTTACGGTCCAGAG TGTGATCTGGTATTGGATGCAGCCCACAGGAAGAGCCCAGAGCCAAATGTGGGCCCCAAGAAAGAGGACATTGTGGAAAGCATTGTGTTCAAGGCATCCGATGTGGTCACTGTCTCCTTCAAAGACGTTGACCTTAACTTTGCCAGGAAAG TTTCCTCAGACACAG AGCATAAAGGTGTATCCTTGCGTGTCTCAGATAACTTCACAGACGCCGCAGTGAGTGGCAGGATTAATGGCGAGCACAAAGAAAAAGATCTTGAACCGTGGGACGGTGGAGAAACCCACAATTCTGACAGTCTCGAGTCTCTTGACAATGATGTG TCAAATGGGTGGGACCCCAATGATATGTTCAAGTACAACGAGGAGAAGTACGGTGTCTTGTCCACATATGACAGCAGCCTGTCCACTTATAC GGTCCCCCTTGAACGTGACAACTCGGAGGAGTTCCTCAAGAGGGAAGCACGGGCTGCTCAGTTGGCTGAGGAAATACAAGCCACCTCCACTTTTAAGGCCCGTGAGGCCCTCGAGAACGACGAGCGTTCAGAGGAAGACAAATTCACTGCCGTGGTGCGAAGTGAAAGAGAGATGCACACATTGAGCAG AGAGAACAAGTACATTCCCCCAGGTCAGAGAAACCGGGATGCCATGTCATGGGGACCCGGACGGCAGAATTCCCCTCGACTGAATGCGAATTCTACTGGGCCTTCGGCTCCTCGTGTGGGACTGCATGACTACAATCAGAGCCCTGGGGGCGACCAGAGGGTGGTGAACGGAG GTTCATCCCATTGGCCCTCACCCTGTCCATCTCCTTCCTCCCGCCCCCTTCCTCGCTACCAGCCCGGCAACTCCTCTCTGCCACCTCGGGCCACCACTCCCACCAGGCCACCCTCCAGACCCCCCTCTCGACCTTCCAGGCCTCCCTCTCATTCTTCCCATTCTTCCTATCCCTCCTcttgctcctcttcctcctcctcgtctccCTTTCCCATCCATGGGCCCTCGCCGCCGGCTTCCACTCTGCCCAAACGCATGTCTTCAGAAG GTCCACCACGGATGTCCCCGAAATCCCAGAGGACTCCTCGCACTCACAGAGTGCCCCCCAGCAGGACTGCTGGGATTCCACCAGGAGTGGATCTCATTTCTCACAACACCCCTGGAGAGGTCCCATTGGCCCCGTCCAACAGAGGCAACTCCTCAGGAGGAACTTGGTCTTCTATTGTTAGTGGAG cTCACAGACCTCGCTCCCCACGTCAGAATAGCATCGGCGGAGTCCCCCCTTCCTCCGCTTCTCTGTCTCAGACAGGAACCGCTCCCGCAGATTCTTTTGCCCCGCCGGCGTCCGTTTCCTCCCCTACTGCTGCGAGCTCTGCCCCTAACATGGTCTCCTCCCTGTCAGGAGATG TTAAAGAAAATCGTGTCCAGGAGACGAGACAAACATCCCCCAAAGATAACAAAGACAACATGAAGGACAGTAACGCCGGTATCAACAGATCTGTGTGTAAAG GTCCCCCTTCCTTGGCACCGGACCACAGGAAACAAATAGACAATTTAAAGAAATTTAGTGAAGATTTTAGG TTGCAGTCTAGTTCCAACTCAGACCCTGCCTTTGAGCACATCATCAGCAAACCTCCAAGAGACTCTGCAGACAAGCCTACTGAACTGGCTTCCTTGGACAAAGCTTCCGCGATAGGCCCCGAAGACCGTGGCGGAGCCTCGCCGTCCGCAGGCGCTATCAACACAAGCAAGCCGGGGAGCCCCGCCACGCTGTCCCCGTCTCCTTCAGGCCTGGAGCAGAAGAGAGCGGGGCTGGATGTGACGTCGCAGGGGGTCCAGACAACAACCATGTCTCCTTTTAGCGGGTCCAAGCATGAAGAGAAGGAGGACAAGAAGGAGGGTGTTCAAGA TCAAGTAAAGAAGTCTACTTTAAACCCCAATGCCAACGAGTTCAAGCCAAGGTTCAACGCGCAG CAGCCCAAGCCAGCCAACACCCCGACACCCCCACGACCTCAGGGCCAGCCCAGCCCCTCCATCATGGTCCAACAGCCACCCACTGTCTACGGCCAGCCAGTGTGCTTCCCCCAGATGTATCCTCTCACCCCAGTTAGTCCTGGCGTACAG AAAAGCATAATATGGAAG TCTCCAGCAATGTACCAGGTTCAGATGCCGCACATGACCGTCAGCCAGTCCAAACCTTACAGGCCAGGTAAAG TGCCCAACATGCCGCAGCAAAGGTCGGACCAGCACCACCCGCCGGGCACGCCCACCCTAATGCACCCAGCAACGGCAGCCGGACCGCCAATCATCACGCAGAGCCCTGCCTACTCTGCCCAGTACTTCGCGTGCAGTCCACAGCAGTTCCCGAGTCAGCAGCTGGTCCAGCAGATGCCACACTACCAGTCTCAG GCACAGCATGTGTTCAGTCCTGTGATGCAGGGCAGCGCTCGCATGATGGCGCCGCATGCGCACGGCCAGCCCGGTTTGGTGTCTTCTTCCGCCACTCAGTACCCAGAGCAGACGCATACCATGTATG TGTCTCCCGGCCATATGCCGCAACAGTACCCCCACCCGAGCGCCACCTTGCACCCGCATCCGCAGCCTTCCGCCACGCCCACGGGGCAAGGCCAGCAGGGGGGACCGCCTCAACACGGAGGTCCGCCTAACCACCCGGCCGCCGGCCCCGCGCAGCACCCTCAGGCGGCAGCAG CCGCCGTGGCCGCCGCCCAGGCGCTGCACCTGGCCAACCAATCCCAGCAGCCCATGTACTCTGCTCTGGCTCCCACGCCGCCCTCCATGACACCGGGCCCCAACCCGCAGTCCCCGCAGGCGTCCTTCCCGTCGGCCCAACAGACGGTCTATATCCACCCGCAGCAGGTGCAGCATGGCTACAACCCGAACCACATGGCACAGATGCAGCAG GCTCACATGCAGTCGAGCATGGTGGCGTCGCACCACGCGGCAGCGGCCCACGCACCCATGATGCTGATGGCTGCCCAGGGTCCGCCGGGGGGCCCGCAGCCCCCCATGGCCCAGACGGCCCTCAACCACATCCCCGTCTCTTCCACGACGCCATTCTCCTACCTGGCGCATCCGCAAG TGCAGGCTCATCACCAGCAGCAGCTGTAG